One Glycine max cultivar Williams 82 chromosome 8, Glycine_max_v4.0, whole genome shotgun sequence genomic window, attgtctatgttatatatatatatatatatatataaattaaaaaaagatcttCTCTATAGTTTATCTGGGttgcaagttgcaactaagtTGTTAGTTCACTAGGATgttgtttgaaaattgaaagaaaaaacaaaggtaTATCAATAATAATGCTAAACATTCcttcaaaaaacaaataatgctAAACATAAACTTTACCTAGTACTCCTAGTATCTGTCTCGTTTTCATAATATGATTACAGTTAGCTCTAATTGTTTTCAGCACTCATAAAACTAATTTTGTCATATGATACGACACACTTGTTGTGAACCCGATcgtatatttattgatttgtaTCGGTTTCATACATAACTCTTGTGTTGTTACCAACATCATTTCTACTAGTATACCACATACTACTTGCAAACAAGAGAAAGATGAGACATTATTCAgcaagaatagaaaaatgaaGAGATATTTGACATATATCAGTGTCATCATTCTTTCAGAAGCTACTACGACTGCACAAATCCCACCCTCATGAAGTGAAACACCAAGTCGTCAGATTGGCAACTTGGTAGAGAACCGAACCAacctatatataataataaatgctAGTACTAATCTTGAATCCACCACTACACATGGCCCTTCAAACAGGCCATGAATCCAAGATCTCTAGGAAACTGAACAAGGATCGATCGAGTACAAGGAAGAATGATGCATATACATGTCATTTTGGATTAGCCGTTGTTGAATCCAAGCCACAATTGGCGCAAAGAAAGATGGCTGCCAAATAGTTGAATTAATCCATAACATAGAAGCTAGGAAAGCTGagttatataacaataaaaaggaGGCTTAGATGGCTCGCGCTTTCACAAGGTCCAAGCTCATCTCACTTGGATCAGTTGCTTGCATATCCACTTGAATGCCATCCAATTCCCTCTTGAATCTATCCTTGGAACTTGCATACACCATCTTCATCCTCACCTTTGAGGTATCTGGTGACCTGCACCCAGTTAAACCAATATTGGTTCAAATTGTCTTAATTTGCAATAATATGCATAATTTATAAGGTCACAAAATGAACCGTGCATAATGTAATATATACCTAATaagaataatgatttttatatgCATATAATAAGTAGTTTGGGCAGAACAATATTTATCAAATGCAGTTGTAGATATACTATAAGTTAAGTACCATGCAACGAAGAAGATCTTGCTCTTTTGGCAGTTCTCAGAAGTTgtgaaatcaaaatcatagactGCATAGCGACATTCATTAGCTGGAAAACTGGCCATAAAGTCCTCATAACTTTCCGTGGGGTCCCCTAATTTCTCAACCACCACTTGCTGTTCTTCAATTTTGAACACAATGAACCTGTAGCTCCTCTTTGATTTAAGCTCTTGAAACCTCAGTTTGCAATCATCGTGCACAGCCATTCCGGACGCTACATTTGCCTGCCCCAAAATTTCATGTCACGAATTTAAGACTATCGCAGTCCAGCCAATTTACATGTAACACGAAATTAAGTGTTATCAACTCTTttctataaattgaaaattgtgGTTATATGTCGAACCAAGATTGGCATGGCAGAAACCATAGACAAGTGGTGGTCTAGGACTATGTAATTCCAAATGGATAAAAGtgaattttaatgttatattcaGTTAAATGCTAGAAGAACATATAGAATTTGAAGAGCCACATGCAACCACTAGAACATAAATTTCATAGATGAAAGTTAGGAAGGAAAATGATTTGCTATCATCTTTTGATAACAATTATAGGGTATGTAACAATCATCTCGTAATTTGATAGAATTTTAAGATCTCAGAAGcttgaatttaatcttcatacatctaaaaccataaaaaatttatgaatatgCATGTTACACATAAACAATGCTAATGGTATTCCTTAATAGATGTTGCATCCAAAGTGGAAAAGTAATAAGAGGGTGATATATATATGTCTTCAAGAAAACAGGAACAAGTATGCAAAATAGAGAAAGAGGATGCATACCATTTTGCCAGCAATGAGAAAGAAGCGCCCTGCGAAATGTGAATGAAGGGAAAGCGAAGGGAGCAATAGAGATTGGAAAAATGAGAACAATAGACTCAATGACAACTATGGAGAGAAAATAACGATTAAAGATCCTTGTTTTCTGGACAACGAGAGGTGGAACTTAATTTGAGAAGACTAAGATAGCATATGGAGATTAGATCGAACTTAGGGGAGTAATTAATGGATGGTTCCGTTGCAATCTGTTTTGCTTCCTTGTCCATGTAtccacaaatttattttatgcctTTCGCgttaatttctttcttcttttatctaGCTATCTATACATACATCAATCAAtatatttgtttcaaatttttgttaagCGCAAACGGGAAATTAAACACAAGTTCTAACAATATAATAGTACTTTTTATAGAACTATTCTTTTTTGGACTAAAAAAAACACTGTTTGCAATCTGTTTGGttgttgtttctttatttttaggcCCTACTAGGATTATCTAGTAATAATAAATAGAGTGTGTGATATGTCATACTGATCTATGGATTTCTTTGTAGGGGTGGGTAAACGGGCCGGCCCGTCCCACGTAAGGCCCGTCCGCGTAAGTCCGCATTGGCAGCGGACCGGCCAGTTCGTCCCGCTTCTTACacggaccaaataaattggtctGTCCCCGCCCTGCAAATCTCGCGGGTCAAACGGGCCGGTCCGCGggcctagttttaaaagaattttaattttaataaaaatacaatataattaaattaagttcaatacagATGTAAATAAAGtctcaataattagtcaattacatcaataaaataaataatgtcttaacaaaaaaaaatccaagcaacaaatctaaaatatgaaatttaaacatctccaacaacaaatgattccaTATTTGAAGTAGCTTGAGTCTTCTTCATGTGAGTTGCGTTTTGTTTTCCTTGTAAGGAAGAAAAAAGTCGTATGACTTGTGCGCGTGTGATGGAAAAAAATCGTGAGGAAAAAAGTATTCTTAGTCTGCTACAATGATCACTGCTAAATATgatgtaagttattttttataataaaaatatattgaaatatctttaaaaatatttatttaacaattatttttagcttaaatgataagaattgatatttttattatttatgccttaaagatatgaaaatgaagatttttagtatgttatcacttatctttttttatcttaatcttttatttttgttatcttatcttttttatgtttatcatcttttaatttaaatcttttacttttatctttaaatctttttcttatctaatatatttcttatctgttaatttaaaagaagtttaaagtgaaaaaaagaaaatcaaacctaatataATTAGGTCAGGGTTacacaaatcaaatttaatgcGAGCTGCGGGCAACCCACAAACCCCATGGGTCAAACCCGCAAAGTCCGCGAGTTAAGCGGGACGGACCCAAAAATATGACCTAATCAtagatcatttaaaaaaattggttcgtAACCCGCGCAGACCGCGGACCCCGCGGGCCAGTCTATGGACCTGGGCCCGTTTACCCACCCCTATTTCTTTGTCCTTTTTAA contains:
- the LOC100790487 gene encoding actin-depolymerizing factor 7 translates to MANVASGMAVHDDCKLRFQELKSKRSYRFIVFKIEEQQVVVEKLGDPTESYEDFMASFPANECRYAVYDFDFTTSENCQKSKIFFVAWSPDTSKVRMKMVYASSKDRFKRELDGIQVDMQATDPSEMSLDLVKARAI